A region from the Falco rusticolus isolate bFalRus1 chromosome 4, bFalRus1.pri, whole genome shotgun sequence genome encodes:
- the DOT1L gene encoding histone-lysine N-methyltransferase, H3 lysine-79 specific isoform X6: MGERLELRLKSPVGAEPAVYPWPLPVYDKHHDAAHEIIETIRWVCEEIPDLKLAMENYVLIDYDTKSFESMQRLCDKYNRAIDSIHQLWKGTTQPMKLNTRPSNGLLRHILQQVYNHSVTDPEKLNNYEPFSPEVYGETSFDLVAQMIDEIKMTEDDLFVDLGSGVGQVVLQVAAATNCKHHYGVEKADIPAKYAETMDREFRKWMKWYGKKHAEYTLERGDFLSEEWRERIANTSVIFVNNFAFGPEVDHQLKERFANMKEGGRIVSSKPFAPLNFRINSRNLSDIGTIMRVVELSPLKGSVSWTGKPVSYYLHTIDRTILENYFSSLKNPKLREEQEAARRRQQRENKSNTTTPTKVQENKDSGAEEEKAAANSVKKPSPSKARKKKLSKKGRKMAGRKRGRPKKMNTANTERKTKKNQTALELLHAQTVSQTSSSSPQDAYKSPHSPYYQLPPKVQRHSSNQLLVTPTPPALQKLLDSFKIQYMQFMAYMKTPQYKASLQQLLEQEKEKNAQLLGTAQQLFTHCQAQKEEIKRLFQQKLDELGVKALTYNDLIQAQKEISAHNQQLKEQTKQLEKDNSELRNQSLQLLKARCEELKLDWSTLSLENLLKEKQALKNQISEKQKHCLELQISIVELEKSQRQQELMQLKSYTPSDESLSVQLHNKNHLSRDPEADHGRFQLELECSKFPMPHINGMSPELSMNGHATPYEIHNTFSRSSSKQNTPQYTTSHLDQEIVPCTPNHSSRQKADKLTSLSLPDYTRFSPAKIALRRHLNQDHGVNGKATTNEIQRADHVKENGLTYPSPGISNGIKLSPQETRPSSPVALPVAGEKVLRERTSVSNGETITSLPISIPLSTVQPNKLPVSIPLASVVLPSRVEKVRSTPSPVHQSRDSSTLEKQIGASSHNGVSNAAGNKPLALATSGFSYSSGSVAVNGNLTNSPAHLNHSVDQAALDDSGSLFNSVGSRSSTPQHPLLMMQSRNSGQNSPAHQHSTSPRLNGTSQSLVGVLQYADAQKMFAEGTKGDLQSDAAFSDPENEAKRRIIFTISPNTGHVKQSPSNKHSPLPMSARLDCGQAHAQDGKKRGRRKRSSTGILSGNSGVSPKRKSLPTVSGLFTQPSGSPLNINSMVNNINQPLEITAISSPENSLKNSPVPYQDNDQPPVLKKEKPLIQSNGVHYSPLTSDEEQGSEDEHNSSRIERKIATISLESKSPQKTVENGGSLSGRKQAQSNENMNSSKWKSTFSPISDINLTKTTDSPLQSVSSLSQNSLFAFRPSSEDSLAIDAKMTAHARKSIALPSAGADGLSPGTNAANGFAYNGGLSADIGLHGFIDGASLPHKASDVAASNCSLGFQSQRSKEVGVSETNPFLNKRQLEGLGGTKEDLNRSGVKGKEISDISIRTGGSSEKNSLQHNGKVGKGRDRDVEFKNGHNLFISAAVPSGGLLNGKSLSTAVSSAGNPASSVQTHHPFLNTLTTGSQFPLGPMALQANLNSVTNSSVLQSLFNSMPAAASLVHVSSAATRLTNSHTMGNFSPGVTGGTVGVVLSFLSFFHRSSVNSSGVYICMYNIYISTLPF, translated from the exons ATGGGTCTGTGAAGAAATTCCAGATCTCAAGCTTGCTATGGAAAACTACGTTTTAATTGACTATGATACAAAAAG CTTTGAAAGCATGCAGAGGCTTTGTGACAAGTACAACCGAGCCATTGATAGCATTCATCAGTTG TGGAAGGGAACCACGCAGCCGATGAAACTGAACACTCGTCCCTCCAACGGGCTCCTCCGGCACATCCTGCAGCAAGTCTACAACCACTCGGTGACTGATCCAGAAAAACTCAACAACTATGAGCCCTTTTCCCCAGAGGTTTACGGAGAAACTTCCTTTGACTTAGTGGCCCAAATGAtagatgaaattaaaatgacagaGGATGATTTGTTTGTTGACTTGGGCAGTG gtGTGGGTCAGGTGGTGCTTCAAGTGGCTGCAGCCACAAACTGCAAACATCACTACGGTGTGGAGAAAGCTGATATTCCAGCCAAATATGCTGAG ACGATGGACAGAGAGTTCAGAAAGTGGATGAAATGGTATgggaaaaaacatgcagaataCACA ctggaaAGAGGTGACTTCCTCTCAGAAGAATGGAGAGAGAGAATTGCAAACACAAG TGTTATTTTTGTGAATAATTTTGCCTTTGGTCCTGAGGTGGATCACCAACTGAAGGAGCGATTTGCAAACATGAAGGAAG gtGGGAGAATTGTGTCCTCAAAACCTTTTGCACCTCTAAATTTTAGAATTAACAGTCGAAACTTGAGTG ATATTGGCACTATAATGAGAGTTGTGGAGCTATCACCACTGAAAGGGTCTGTGTCATGGACCGGGAAACCAGTTTCTTACTACCTGCATACTATTGACCGAACCATA cttgaaaactatttttctagTCTCAAAAATCCAAAACTCAGG GAGGAACAAGAGGCAGCTAGACGTCgtcaacaaagagaaaacaagagcaACACAACTACTCCAACGAAGGTTCAAGAAAACAAG GATTCTggtgctgaagaagaaaaggctgcGGCAAATTCTGTTAAAAAGCCATCTCCCTCCAAAGCACGGAAGAAAAAGCTaagtaaaaaaggaagaaaaatggcagGCAGGAAACGAGGACGTCCCAAGAAAATGAACACTGCAAACACAGAGCGCAAGACCAAGAAGAACCAAACCGCACTAGAACTTCTGCACGCTCAAACTGTTTCACAGACATCTTCATCCTCTCCTCAGG ATGCATACAAGTCACCTCATAGTCCATATTACCAACTACCTCCTAAAGTGCAACGGCATTCATCGAACCAGCTACTGGTGACGCCTACCCCACCTGCACTACAGAAGCTGCTAG actCTTTTAAGATCCAGTACATGCAGTTCATGGCATACATGAAAACTCCTCAGTATAAAGCAAGTCTGCAACAGTTACTGGAGCAGGAGAAG GAAAAGAATGCTCAGTTACTGGGGACAGCACAGCAGTTATTCACCCACTGCCAGGCACAGAAAGAGGAAATCAAACGtctttttcagcagaaacttGATGAG TTGGGAGTTAAAGCTCTAACATACAACGACCTGATTCAGGCTCAGAAGGAAATCTCTGCTCACAATCAACAACTGAAAGAACAGACgaaacagctggagaaggaTAACAGTGAACTCAGGAACCAGAGCTTGCAGCTG CTTAAGGCACGGTGTGAGGAACTGAAGCTGGACTGGTCAACGTTGTCACTGGAGAACTTACTGAAAGAGAAGCAGGCGTTGAAGAATCAGATttctgagaaacaaaagcactgtTTGGAATTGCAG ATCAGCATTGTGGAACTTGAGAAGAGTCAAAGACAGCAGGAGCTCATGCAGCTGAAGTCGTACACGCCATCTGATGAATCACTGTCAGTACAACTCCACAATAAAAACCACCTGAGCCGTGATCCTGAGGCTGACCACGGCAGGttccagctggagctggaatGCTCCAAGTTTCCTATGCCCCACATCAATGGCATGAGCCCTGAACTGTCCATGAACGGCCATGCGACTCCCTATGAAATTCATAACACCTTTAGCAGGTCGTCTTCCAAGCAGAACACGCCTCAGTACACGACCTCTCATTTGGACCAAGAAATAGTTCCGTGTAccccaaaccacagcagcagacagaagGCAGACAAGCTGACGAGCTTGTCCCTACCTGATTATACCCGGTTTTCCCCAGCGAAAATAGCACTAAGGAGACACTTGAATCAAGACCATGGAGTCAATGGAAAAGCAACAACTAATGAGATACAGAG AGCTGACCACGTCAAAGAGAATGGCCTTACATATCCAAGCCCTGGTATTTCAAATGGCATAAAGCTGAGTCCTCAGGAAACTCGGCCCTCTTCCCCAGTGGCCTTACCAGTTGCAGGCGAGAAG GTTTTGAGAGAGAGAACCTCTGTGAGTAATGGAGAAACTATCACCAGCCTACCTATCAGTATTCCTCTCAGCACAGTGCAGCCCAATAAACTCCCTGTTAGTATCCCTCTGGCCAGCGTAGTCCTACCTAGCCGTGTTGAGAAGGTG AGAAGCACACCTAGCCCAGTTCATCAGAGTAGAGACTCATCGACACTTGAAAAGCAGATTGGTGCTAGCTCTCATAATGGCGTAAGCAATGCTGCTGGAAACAAGCCACTGGCTTTGGCTACCTCAG GTTTTTCTTACTCTTCTGGCTCCGTGGCAGTCAATGGAAATCTTACAAACAGCCCAGCCCATCTTAACCATAGTGTTGATCAGGCAGCTCTGGACGACTCTGGGAGTCTGTTTAACTCAGTAGGGTCTCGGAGTTCCACTCCACAACATCCTTTGCTAATGATGCAGTCAAGGAACTCTGGGCAAAACTCCCCTGCTCACCAGCACTCCACAAGCCCCAGGTTAAATGGCACATCCCAGAGCCTGGTAGGGGTATTGCAATATGCAGATGCTCAGAAGATGTTTGCCGAAGGAACAAAGGGGGATCTTCAGTCTGATGCAGCGTTTTCAGATCCTGAGAACGAGGCCAAGAGAAGAATCATCTTTACAATCTCTCCTAATACAGGACATGTAAAACAATCCCCTTCCAACAAGCACAGTCCTCTGCCCATGAGCGCTCGGCTGGACTGTGGCCAAGCACACGCGCAGGATGGGAAGAAGCGAGGCCGGCGGAAGAGATCCTCCACTGGGATTCTCAGCGGGAACTCCGGGGTCTCCCCTAAACGCAAATCCTTACCTACTGTGTCTGGACTCTTTACGCAACCATCAGGTTCACCGCTCAATATCAACTCCATG GTCAATAACATTAACCAGCCTTTAGAAATAACAGCCATTTCCTCTCCTGAAAACTCCCTGAAGAACTCTCCTGTTCCTTACCAGGACAATGACCAGCCCCCGgtactgaaaaaggaaaagccccTCATTCAGAGCAACGGCGTTCATTACTCTCCTCTAACATCAGATGAAGAGCAGGGATCCGAAGATGAGCACAATAGCAGCAG AATTGAGAGGAAAATTGCAACGATATCATTGGAAAGCAAATCTCCACAGAAGACTGTTGAAAATG GTGGCAGCTTATCTGGGAGGAAACAAGCACAAAGCAACGAAAACATGAACAGCAGTAAATGGAAATCAACTTTTTCACCAATCTCTGACATCAACCTGACCAAAACTACGGACAGTCCCTTGCAGTCGGTTTCATCTCTGAGCCAGAATTCGCTGTTTGCCTTCAGGCCGTCCTCCGAGGACAGCCTTGCCATCGATGCCAAGATGACGGCACATGCGAGGAAAAGCATTGCCCTGCCCTCGGCGGGGGCGGATGGGCTCAGCCCTGGTACGAACGCCGCCAACGGGTTCGCGTACAACGGCGGGCTGTCGGCTGACATCGGTTTACACGGCTTTATCGATGGTGCTTCCCTTCCACACAAGGCTTCGGACGTGGCGGCTTCCAACTGCTCGCTGGGTTTCCAGTCACAGCGAAGCAAAGAGGTGGGGGTATCGGAAACAAATCCCTTTTTGAACAAGAGGCAGCTCGAAGGCCTCGGCGGCACGAAAGAAGACTTAAATCGGTCAGGGGTGAAAGGCAAAGAGATCAGCGACATAAGCATTCGTACTGGGggatcttcagaaaaaaactctttGCAGCATAACGGAAAGGTCGGCAAAGGAAGGGACCGAGATGTGGAGTTTAAAAATGGCCACaaccttttcatttctgctgctgttccgTCTGGTGGCCTTCTGAATGGTAAAAGCCTTTctactgctgtttcttcagcaggCAACCCAGCATCTTCTGTTCAGACGCACCATCCTTTCCTAAACACTTTGACCACTGGATCGCAGTTCCCCCTTGGCCCCATGGCCTTGCAAGCAAACCTCAACTCGGTGACAAATTCCTCAGTATTGCAGTCCTTATTTAATTcaatgccagctgctgccagtctGGTCCACGTGTCATCCGCTGCAACCAGACTGACTAATTCTCACACTATGGGGAACTTCTCTCCTGGGGTTACAGGTGGAACAGTTGGAG
- the DOT1L gene encoding histone-lysine N-methyltransferase, H3 lysine-79 specific isoform X1, which produces MGERLELRLKSPVGAEPAVYPWPLPVYDKHHDAAHEIIETIRWVCEEIPDLKLAMENYVLIDYDTKSFESMQRLCDKYNRAIDSIHQLWKGTTQPMKLNTRPSNGLLRHILQQVYNHSVTDPEKLNNYEPFSPEVYGETSFDLVAQMIDEIKMTEDDLFVDLGSGVGQVVLQVAAATNCKHHYGVEKADIPAKYAETMDREFRKWMKWYGKKHAEYTLERGDFLSEEWRERIANTSVIFVNNFAFGPEVDHQLKERFANMKEGGRIVSSKPFAPLNFRINSRNLSDIGTIMRVVELSPLKGSVSWTGKPVSYYLHTIDRTILENYFSSLKNPKLREEQEAARRRQQRENKSNTTTPTKVQENKDSGAEEEKAAANSVKKPSPSKARKKKLSKKGRKMAGRKRGRPKKMNTANTERKTKKNQTALELLHAQTVSQTSSSSPQDAYKSPHSPYYQLPPKVQRHSSNQLLVTPTPPALQKLLDSFKIQYMQFMAYMKTPQYKASLQQLLEQEKEKNAQLLGTAQQLFTHCQAQKEEIKRLFQQKLDELGVKALTYNDLIQAQKEISAHNQQLKEQTKQLEKDNSELRNQSLQLLKARCEELKLDWSTLSLENLLKEKQALKNQISEKQKHCLELQISIVELEKSQRQQELMQLKSYTPSDESLSVQLHNKNHLSRDPEADHGRFQLELECSKFPMPHINGMSPELSMNGHATPYEIHNTFSRSSSKQNTPQYTTSHLDQEIVPCTPNHSSRQKADKLTSLSLPDYTRFSPAKIALRRHLNQDHGVNGKATTNEIQRADHVKENGLTYPSPGISNGIKLSPQETRPSSPVALPVAGEKVLRERTSVSNGETITSLPISIPLSTVQPNKLPVSIPLASVVLPSRVEKVRSTPSPVHQSRDSSTLEKQIGASSHNGVSNAAGNKPLALATSGFSYSSGSVAVNGNLTNSPAHLNHSVDQAALDDSGSLFNSVGSRSSTPQHPLLMMQSRNSGQNSPAHQHSTSPRLNGTSQSLVGVLQYADAQKMFAEGTKGDLQSDAAFSDPENEAKRRIIFTISPNTGHVKQSPSNKHSPLPMSARLDCGQAHAQDGKKRGRRKRSSTGILSGNSGVSPKRKSLPTVSGLFTQPSGSPLNINSMVNNINQPLEITAISSPENSLKNSPVPYQDNDQPPVLKKEKPLIQSNGVHYSPLTSDEEQGSEDEHNSSRIERKIATISLESKSPQKTVENGGSLSGRKQAQSNENMNSSKWKSTFSPISDINLTKTTDSPLQSVSSLSQNSLFAFRPSSEDSLAIDAKMTAHARKSIALPSAGADGLSPGTNAANGFAYNGGLSADIGLHGFIDGASLPHKASDVAASNCSLGFQSQRSKEVGVSETNPFLNKRQLEGLGGTKEDLNRSGVKGKEISDISIRTGGSSEKNSLQHNGKVGKGRDRDVEFKNGHNLFISAAVPSGGLLNGKSLSTAVSSAGNPASSVQTHHPFLNTLTTGSQFPLGPMALQANLNSVTNSSVLQSLFNSMPAAASLVHVSSAATRLTNSHTMGNFSPGVTGGTVGGIFNHAVPSASSPHQFGASFSSSAVSSSTVLSLNPLQAVASTSSSSFPPPSSNLVTSSETRSAQHLNRAPVQSVFHSPPPPPNVSLPPPPPLLASNSEPALLQNLPSIPPGEAFLPSSSAASVQSANASLSIKLASLQHKTSRPSFTVHHPPLPRLALAQSAPMITQSNAAGTSAMWVTLGMQSPYASHLSGVKPR; this is translated from the exons ATGGGTCTGTGAAGAAATTCCAGATCTCAAGCTTGCTATGGAAAACTACGTTTTAATTGACTATGATACAAAAAG CTTTGAAAGCATGCAGAGGCTTTGTGACAAGTACAACCGAGCCATTGATAGCATTCATCAGTTG TGGAAGGGAACCACGCAGCCGATGAAACTGAACACTCGTCCCTCCAACGGGCTCCTCCGGCACATCCTGCAGCAAGTCTACAACCACTCGGTGACTGATCCAGAAAAACTCAACAACTATGAGCCCTTTTCCCCAGAGGTTTACGGAGAAACTTCCTTTGACTTAGTGGCCCAAATGAtagatgaaattaaaatgacagaGGATGATTTGTTTGTTGACTTGGGCAGTG gtGTGGGTCAGGTGGTGCTTCAAGTGGCTGCAGCCACAAACTGCAAACATCACTACGGTGTGGAGAAAGCTGATATTCCAGCCAAATATGCTGAG ACGATGGACAGAGAGTTCAGAAAGTGGATGAAATGGTATgggaaaaaacatgcagaataCACA ctggaaAGAGGTGACTTCCTCTCAGAAGAATGGAGAGAGAGAATTGCAAACACAAG TGTTATTTTTGTGAATAATTTTGCCTTTGGTCCTGAGGTGGATCACCAACTGAAGGAGCGATTTGCAAACATGAAGGAAG gtGGGAGAATTGTGTCCTCAAAACCTTTTGCACCTCTAAATTTTAGAATTAACAGTCGAAACTTGAGTG ATATTGGCACTATAATGAGAGTTGTGGAGCTATCACCACTGAAAGGGTCTGTGTCATGGACCGGGAAACCAGTTTCTTACTACCTGCATACTATTGACCGAACCATA cttgaaaactatttttctagTCTCAAAAATCCAAAACTCAGG GAGGAACAAGAGGCAGCTAGACGTCgtcaacaaagagaaaacaagagcaACACAACTACTCCAACGAAGGTTCAAGAAAACAAG GATTCTggtgctgaagaagaaaaggctgcGGCAAATTCTGTTAAAAAGCCATCTCCCTCCAAAGCACGGAAGAAAAAGCTaagtaaaaaaggaagaaaaatggcagGCAGGAAACGAGGACGTCCCAAGAAAATGAACACTGCAAACACAGAGCGCAAGACCAAGAAGAACCAAACCGCACTAGAACTTCTGCACGCTCAAACTGTTTCACAGACATCTTCATCCTCTCCTCAGG ATGCATACAAGTCACCTCATAGTCCATATTACCAACTACCTCCTAAAGTGCAACGGCATTCATCGAACCAGCTACTGGTGACGCCTACCCCACCTGCACTACAGAAGCTGCTAG actCTTTTAAGATCCAGTACATGCAGTTCATGGCATACATGAAAACTCCTCAGTATAAAGCAAGTCTGCAACAGTTACTGGAGCAGGAGAAG GAAAAGAATGCTCAGTTACTGGGGACAGCACAGCAGTTATTCACCCACTGCCAGGCACAGAAAGAGGAAATCAAACGtctttttcagcagaaacttGATGAG TTGGGAGTTAAAGCTCTAACATACAACGACCTGATTCAGGCTCAGAAGGAAATCTCTGCTCACAATCAACAACTGAAAGAACAGACgaaacagctggagaaggaTAACAGTGAACTCAGGAACCAGAGCTTGCAGCTG CTTAAGGCACGGTGTGAGGAACTGAAGCTGGACTGGTCAACGTTGTCACTGGAGAACTTACTGAAAGAGAAGCAGGCGTTGAAGAATCAGATttctgagaaacaaaagcactgtTTGGAATTGCAG ATCAGCATTGTGGAACTTGAGAAGAGTCAAAGACAGCAGGAGCTCATGCAGCTGAAGTCGTACACGCCATCTGATGAATCACTGTCAGTACAACTCCACAATAAAAACCACCTGAGCCGTGATCCTGAGGCTGACCACGGCAGGttccagctggagctggaatGCTCCAAGTTTCCTATGCCCCACATCAATGGCATGAGCCCTGAACTGTCCATGAACGGCCATGCGACTCCCTATGAAATTCATAACACCTTTAGCAGGTCGTCTTCCAAGCAGAACACGCCTCAGTACACGACCTCTCATTTGGACCAAGAAATAGTTCCGTGTAccccaaaccacagcagcagacagaagGCAGACAAGCTGACGAGCTTGTCCCTACCTGATTATACCCGGTTTTCCCCAGCGAAAATAGCACTAAGGAGACACTTGAATCAAGACCATGGAGTCAATGGAAAAGCAACAACTAATGAGATACAGAG AGCTGACCACGTCAAAGAGAATGGCCTTACATATCCAAGCCCTGGTATTTCAAATGGCATAAAGCTGAGTCCTCAGGAAACTCGGCCCTCTTCCCCAGTGGCCTTACCAGTTGCAGGCGAGAAG GTTTTGAGAGAGAGAACCTCTGTGAGTAATGGAGAAACTATCACCAGCCTACCTATCAGTATTCCTCTCAGCACAGTGCAGCCCAATAAACTCCCTGTTAGTATCCCTCTGGCCAGCGTAGTCCTACCTAGCCGTGTTGAGAAGGTG AGAAGCACACCTAGCCCAGTTCATCAGAGTAGAGACTCATCGACACTTGAAAAGCAGATTGGTGCTAGCTCTCATAATGGCGTAAGCAATGCTGCTGGAAACAAGCCACTGGCTTTGGCTACCTCAG GTTTTTCTTACTCTTCTGGCTCCGTGGCAGTCAATGGAAATCTTACAAACAGCCCAGCCCATCTTAACCATAGTGTTGATCAGGCAGCTCTGGACGACTCTGGGAGTCTGTTTAACTCAGTAGGGTCTCGGAGTTCCACTCCACAACATCCTTTGCTAATGATGCAGTCAAGGAACTCTGGGCAAAACTCCCCTGCTCACCAGCACTCCACAAGCCCCAGGTTAAATGGCACATCCCAGAGCCTGGTAGGGGTATTGCAATATGCAGATGCTCAGAAGATGTTTGCCGAAGGAACAAAGGGGGATCTTCAGTCTGATGCAGCGTTTTCAGATCCTGAGAACGAGGCCAAGAGAAGAATCATCTTTACAATCTCTCCTAATACAGGACATGTAAAACAATCCCCTTCCAACAAGCACAGTCCTCTGCCCATGAGCGCTCGGCTGGACTGTGGCCAAGCACACGCGCAGGATGGGAAGAAGCGAGGCCGGCGGAAGAGATCCTCCACTGGGATTCTCAGCGGGAACTCCGGGGTCTCCCCTAAACGCAAATCCTTACCTACTGTGTCTGGACTCTTTACGCAACCATCAGGTTCACCGCTCAATATCAACTCCATG GTCAATAACATTAACCAGCCTTTAGAAATAACAGCCATTTCCTCTCCTGAAAACTCCCTGAAGAACTCTCCTGTTCCTTACCAGGACAATGACCAGCCCCCGgtactgaaaaaggaaaagccccTCATTCAGAGCAACGGCGTTCATTACTCTCCTCTAACATCAGATGAAGAGCAGGGATCCGAAGATGAGCACAATAGCAGCAG AATTGAGAGGAAAATTGCAACGATATCATTGGAAAGCAAATCTCCACAGAAGACTGTTGAAAATG GTGGCAGCTTATCTGGGAGGAAACAAGCACAAAGCAACGAAAACATGAACAGCAGTAAATGGAAATCAACTTTTTCACCAATCTCTGACATCAACCTGACCAAAACTACGGACAGTCCCTTGCAGTCGGTTTCATCTCTGAGCCAGAATTCGCTGTTTGCCTTCAGGCCGTCCTCCGAGGACAGCCTTGCCATCGATGCCAAGATGACGGCACATGCGAGGAAAAGCATTGCCCTGCCCTCGGCGGGGGCGGATGGGCTCAGCCCTGGTACGAACGCCGCCAACGGGTTCGCGTACAACGGCGGGCTGTCGGCTGACATCGGTTTACACGGCTTTATCGATGGTGCTTCCCTTCCACACAAGGCTTCGGACGTGGCGGCTTCCAACTGCTCGCTGGGTTTCCAGTCACAGCGAAGCAAAGAGGTGGGGGTATCGGAAACAAATCCCTTTTTGAACAAGAGGCAGCTCGAAGGCCTCGGCGGCACGAAAGAAGACTTAAATCGGTCAGGGGTGAAAGGCAAAGAGATCAGCGACATAAGCATTCGTACTGGGggatcttcagaaaaaaactctttGCAGCATAACGGAAAGGTCGGCAAAGGAAGGGACCGAGATGTGGAGTTTAAAAATGGCCACaaccttttcatttctgctgctgttccgTCTGGTGGCCTTCTGAATGGTAAAAGCCTTTctactgctgtttcttcagcaggCAACCCAGCATCTTCTGTTCAGACGCACCATCCTTTCCTAAACACTTTGACCACTGGATCGCAGTTCCCCCTTGGCCCCATGGCCTTGCAAGCAAACCTCAACTCGGTGACAAATTCCTCAGTATTGCAGTCCTTATTTAATTcaatgccagctgctgccagtctGGTCCACGTGTCATCCGCTGCAACCAGACTGACTAATTCTCACACTATGGGGAACTTCTCTCCTGGGGTTACAGGTGGAACAGTTGGAG GTATTTTTAACCATGCGGTGccttctgcctcctctcctcATCAATTTGGAGCCagtttcagcagcagtgctgtctcTAGCAGCACAGTGCTAAGCTTAAACCCTCTGCAGGCTGTTGCCAGCACCTCATCCTCATCTTTCCCACCCCCTTCCTCTAATTTAGTAACATCTAGCGAGACTAGATCTGCTCAGCACCTCAACAGAGCGCCAGTGCAATCTGTTTTCCATTCCCCTCCGCCCCCTCCTAACGTTTCATTGCCCCCACCTCCTCCATTACTTGCTTCTAACTCCGAGCCTGCGCTTCTGCAGAACCTGCCATCCATCCCACCCGGCGAAGCTTTTTTGCcatcctcttctgctgcttctgtccaGTCTGCTAATGCTTCTTTGTCTATTAAGCTAGCTTCTCTCCAGCACAAAACCTCCCGCCCCTCCTTTACAGTCCATCACCCGCCTCTGCCCCGTTTGGCGCTGGCACAGTCCGCGCCCATGATCACGCAGTCCAACGCAGCTGGCACGTCCGCTATGTGGGTTACACTTGGCATGCAGTCTCCTTATGCTTCGCACCTTTCTGGGGTTAAGCCACGATAA